The Campylobacter sp. CN_NE2 region ACTTTGTGCGAAATTTTAGGCACAAAAAAGGTAAATGTCAAAGCGACCACAACCGAAAAACTAGGCTTTGTAGGGCGAAGCGAGGGCATTGCCGTCATAGCAAATGTAAATTTAAAATATTTTGATTGGAAAAAATTATGCGAGTTTTGATAGTCGAAAACGAAATTTATCTAGCCCAAAGTATCGCTAGTAAATTAAGCGAAGAAGGCTATGAGTGCGAAATCGTAAGCAATGTAAAAGACGCTCTAAATACGAAAAATTCAATCGATGCAGTTTTGCTTTCAACTAGTCTAAACGGACAAAATATCTACCCGATTATCGAAAAATTTAAGAATTCGATTATCATTTTGCTCATTTCGTATATCAGCAATGACACAGTTTCAAACCCGATAAAAGCAGGAGCCGATGATTATATACAAAAGCCGTTTATGATTGAAGAATTAGTTCGTAAAATCAAACATTTTAAGGAATTCAAGGCCCTAAAAATAATGAATAAAACCTGTATGGATTATATAAATTCAAATTTCGCAGCCATAAAAACCCCAAATTACGATATAAAAAAGCTTAAATTTCCGCTTGTAATACGCACTGCAAAGCAAATTTATGCCGACGGATTTGTATTTTCTACGATGAAAGAATTTGATAGAAGTTTTGGTATTGTATCTATGGATAACGAAAACGCTTTTGAACTAATAAAAGAAAAAATCAGTATGTCGGCACTTTATCTGCAAAATTTTCAGTTAGTTCCGCCAAGTGAGCGAGAAAAAATTTTTAATCTAATATCGAAAAAAATGGTTATAATCTCGACAACAGATTTAACAGACACATTTCCTTTTGAAACGCTAAACATCGCTTCTAGCGAAGCCGATTTTGGTCTAAAAGAGATAATGAGCGTTGATGGTTATATCAAATTTGTAATATCGACATACCAAAATGTCCTTCCTGATACCGAGCTATCGCAAAAGCTTGGTATGACACGAAAATCACTATGGGAAAAGAGAAAAAAATATGGTATCGCAAGAAAAAAATAAAATAATCCTAAATCAAGAGATTTTTGGCACACTTTGTCTTATAAAAAACGGTGCTTTGGGGAAATTTACAAAACTGATGAATAAAGAGCAAATTTCGCAAAGCCTAATAGATAATAAATTTCAAAATGAACCAATGCCGTTTGTTTTTATGTTTGCGCCAAATGATGAAATTAGCCAAGAGACGATAAAAAATGCCAAAAAAAATGAGAAAATTCCGCTTTATTTAGGTAAAAAAATCGTAGGCGAAATTATTTGCGAAACTGTTTTTGAGACCAAAGAGTTTGATGATGTTGTTAGTATTTTTGATATTAGTAACCCGAAAAAAATGACAAATAAAATTCACAGCAAACTAGCACTTAGCGGCGAATTTAACATTTTTGAAGATAAATTAGCAAATTCGCTCAAAAACATAAATAATCTTAAAAATACTCTTAATGCTCAAAAAATAACGGCGCTTTTTTTGACCGCAGATCCGCTTCACAGGGTCCATGAAAGGCTTATTAGACTAACGATAGACAAAGCTGATTTTGTAATTATTTTTCTCATACGAAGTCAAAAAACAGATAAACTCCCTTATGAACTTCGCCAAAAAACGCTTGAATATTTTGTAAAAACATTTTTGCCGACAAATCGCATATCTATCGTCCCGCTTCACAATACGCACATTTTTACTGAACATAAATTCCCTGAACTAGAATGTATCGTCGCCAGAAATTTTGGGGCAAATAAGCTTGTTTTGGGGCAAAACCATGAGCATATCGGAGCGTTTTTTGATTCCAATAAAATTCACACTATTTTAGACAGCTACAAAAATAGTTTCGATATGGAAATTTTAGTAATGCCTGAGTTTGTATATTGTAACGAGTGCAAAACCCTTGTTAGCACCAAAAGCTGTCCGCATGGACCTCATCATCACACAAAATACCACACACAAACGCTAAAAGCACTTTTAAGGCAGGGCATTATGCCGCCGTCAATCTTTATGCGCAAGGAAATTTCAGCTATGATTTTGAGCGAACTTTTTCCAAATCGTTTTGAAAATTTGCAAAAAATTTACAACGACCTTTTCCCAAATAACGGCATCTTGGAAGCACATGATGAAAAAGAATTTTATGAAGAGCTTATGAATTTATATCAAACAAGCTCACTCAAATAAAATTTAAATAATCATAAAATATCAATATAAAAATTTGCGAAGCAAATTTTTATAAAATCAAATTTTGAAAAAGCAAAAGCTTTTTCAAAATTTGCTACTTCTAGCGTGCAGGGGTTGGGGGTTTTTAAGGGGGAAGGGGGCGCTTCGCAAAACAAGTGAAGCGGTGCGAGTGCGAAGCACGAAGCAGGTTTCTTGCGAAGCGTAGCGAAGCAGAGCAAGTCAGCCCACTTCCCCCTTAAAAAATAGTTTAAATTTGCAATAAAAATAAATAGTAAAAATCATTGAAAAATTTAAGTATAATAGCACTTTTGATATTTAAAAATTTAAGGAAATTTATGCAAAAACTTTTTGTAACATTTTTTGGCGTTGGACTTTTAAGGCCGGCTCCCGGCACTTGGGGAAGCATTGCAGGGGCTATTGTCGCACTGCCGATTTTGATATTTTTGGGCGTAAATACGCTTTTTTTGGTTTCTTGTTTGCTTTTTTTAATCTCAATTAGCATTATAAACGAATATGAAAAAAAATGTGGCTCTCATGATAACTCAGAAATCGTCATCGACGAAGTTGCAGGAGTTTGGATAGCTATGTCAATCTCAGGCTCGATAGGCGAGATTTTTTCTTTGAATTTTGCCCCACTTGTGGCGGGATTTAACGGAATTTCATGGCTTGGCGTGATACTTTCGGTTGTATATTTTAGAATTTTTGACATTTGGAAACCATCTATCATCGGCAGAGTCGATAAAAGCGTTAAAGGCGGACTTGGCGTTATGAGCGATGATATACTAGCCGGATTTTTTGCAGGAATCGCCGTTTTAATCACTATTTCGCTAATGATAAAATTTGGAGCTTCAAATTTGATATTTTAAAGCAGATTTTTAAGCCAAAATTTACAAATTTTTTATCTTTGCGATTTCATCACGCAATGCGGCGGCTTTTTCGAATTCCAGCGCAGCAGCGGCTTCTAGCATTTGTTTGCGAAGCTCTTTTATGATTTTGGCGCGTTCAGCGGCTGGCATTTTTTCTAACTTTTTCGCTTTGGTTAAAATTTCTGCGTTATCATCAATTTTTAGGCTTTCTTCTATGTTTCTGGTTGCCGAGTGTGGCGTTATACCGTGAGTTTTGTTATACTCATCTTGAAATTTGCGTCTAGCGGTGGTTATGTCAATCGCTTCTTGCATTGAGCGAGTGATTTTTTTGCAAAACATTACAACCTGCCCGTTTAAATTCCTAGCAGCCCGTCCCATTGTCTGAATTAGGCTAGTTTGCGAACGCAAAAAGCCTTCTTTATCGGCATCAAAAATGGCAATCAAACTAACTTCGGGCAAATCTAGCCCTTCGCGCAATAAATTTATACCGATTAACATATCAAATTCGCCTGATCTTAGCCCACGAATCAGCTCATTTCGCTCTATTGCGTCGATGTCTGAGTGCATATATTTGACCTTGATACCGAGTTCAAGGTAGTATTTGCTAAGCTCTTCTGCCATTTTTTTTGTTAGCACGGTTACTAAAATTCGCTCGTTTCTAGCTATGACCTTTTTTGCCATGTCGTGCAGGATTTCGACTTGATTGTCGCTATCTTTTATGAGAATTTCGGGGTCTAAAAGCCCTGTCGGACGCAAAATTTGCTCCACAACCTTTCTGCCACTTAAATTCACTTCGTATTCATTTGGCGTGGCTGAAACGAATAAAAATTTGCCCTTTTTGCTAATAAATTCATCAAACATCAAAGGGCGGTTATCAAGTGCGGAAGGCAAGCGAAAGCCGTATTCTACGAGCGTTTCTTTGCGACTTCGATCGCCTGCGAACATACCTCGAAACTGCGGCAAAGAAACATGGCTTTCATCGACGATGACTAGGTAGTCTTGTCCCTTGCTTTCGTAGTAATCAAACAGCGAATACGGCGTTTCTCCGGCATTTTGCCCTGTTAAATATCTCGCATAATTTTCGATCCCTTTGCAAATGCCAGTTGCACTCATCATTTCAAGGTCAAATTCCACGCGCTGTTTTAGGCGTTGGGCTTCGACGAGTTTATTTTCATTTTCAAAAAATTTTAATCTCTCACCAAGCTCTTCTTCAATGCCTTTAATCGCCGTTTTTAGGCGATTTTCGCCGACGATAAACTGACTTGTGGGATAAAGGATAAATTTAGCCACACTTTTTGTTTTTTTATTTTCCAAAACATCGAAATGATACATCGCTTCAAGTTCGTCGCCAAAAAATTCTAGCCTTATGGCTTCGTCGTTAAAATACGCCGGATAAATATCAATCGTATCGCCGTTAGCGCGGAAATCGCCACGATCAAAAAAATTATCATTGCGTTTGTAACCCATATCGACGAGTTTGCGAAGTAAAAATTTGCTAGAAAAACTTTGACCAAGTTCTAAATGAAGCACCATGCCTTTGTATTCAGCAGGGTCGCCCAAGCCGTAGTTTGCCGAAACCGAAGCTATCGTAATGACATCGTCAAAACTAAGCAAACTAGCCGTCGCTGAGAGGCGAAGGCGCTCTAACTCGTCATTTATGGAGCTATCTTTTTCGATAAAAAGGTCTTGGCGCGGAATGTAGGCTTCTGGCTGATAATAATCATAATAGCTGATAAAATACTCGACATGATTTTGCGGAAAAAAGCCCTTAAATTCGCTATAAAGTTGCGCTGCAAGGGATTTGTTGTGTGTCATTATGAGAGTTGGAATTTGCAACTTTGCGATGATATTTGCCATGGTAAAGGTTTTTCCACTTCCAGTAACACCGAGTAGCGTTTGATATTTTTCGCCGTTTTTGATTCCTTGCACGATTTTTTCTATCGCGTTTTTTTGATCTGGGCTTGGACTAAATTTGCTTTTGATTTCAAACTTTTTCAAAACTTTCCTTTAAATTTAAGCGTAAATATGTTAGCATAGCAGAATTATATTAAAAAAGGTGTAAAAATGGACGAGATTAGACAAAATTCAGCTTTAAGCCAAAAAGTCGGCGAACTTATCAAAAGATATAGAGACTTGCGACTTCAAAATGAAGAGCTTAGAAACGAATTAGTCGAATTAAAGGCACAAAATGAAGCTTTGTGCATGAATTTAAGCAAACTTGAAGATGGAATTTCAGCGGCAAATTTAAGCGAAAACGATCTACTTCAACAAATCCAAAGCGTTTTGGAAGAGTAATGAAAGAGATAGTCGTTCAATTTACTGGCAAATCTCTCGCTAAAACCTATACTATCAATTTAGAAGATGAATTTGCCAAAATTTTTGAAAAAGATTGGGAACGACTGAGCAAGGGCGAAAAATTTTTAGATGCAGGAGAGCTTTTAGAAGCATATATCCAAAAGAGTTACGAAAATTTTACTTTAATAAAAGAAATTGAAGAATTTGAAAAAGAAACGCAAAAAAGTTGCGGAAAGGAAGAGATATGAAAAAAGGTTTTAGTGTCGGAGGAATAGTTTTTTTAGCTATTATTGCTATTGTTCTTTTTAAAGTAGTTATACCAAAAATCAATTCTGTAAAAGACGGTGCTCTTGGAATAGCCTATGCGCAAGAGTTTGAAACGGCTTTAAAGCAAATCAAAGAGGATTTTTTCCTACGCGGTGAATTTAGAGATCTTCGTTCGATGACGACCGTTAGGCAGTTTGAAGATAGTGTCTTAAATGATAAAATAGAAGTCGGCAAACCGATAAAATTTGGAGTAGGTGTTAAATCAAAAGGAAATATGGAATGGTGTGCCGAAATGATTTTAAAGAAGAATGGTTCCAAATACATAATGGAAACTACAGATATAAATCATAAGAAAGAAATTTGTAAAGAATTCCATAGCATGAGTCTTTATCAAAAACTAAAAACCTTTGAAATGAATTAATCTGAAATTTATAGAATTTGCCTAGTAGCAAATTCTATAAAATATCTTACTATCTTATCTAATTATCATTTTGGCTCTTGTTTTTTTATAAAATAGCGAATTTAGACGGTTTAACTGCTCTTCGCTTAGCGGGGTGGAATTTAAAAATTTGCTTTCTTTGCTTGGTGTAAAAAATTCGCTAATACCACCATAATTTTTGCCTAGTTGCAAAGGATTTTCGTGGCAAAGTTCGCAGTTTTTAGCCTTTTTGCCTATGGTGTGTGGGCTAAATGGAGCAAAAATCTCAAATTTTTTATTCTTTAACGGCGAAATTTGCTTGCCGTCTTTTGAAAAATGAATTAAATTATACTGAAAAATCGGTCTTGAAATTGCGATTTTACCGCTATTTAAATCATTTAGCAAAAGTAAATTTTCAAACCTACTTAGCGAAAAAACAGCGTGATATTTTTTTGTATTTTTATCAAATTCGATTAAATTTTGCCATTTTTTCTCGTCTTTACTCTCATCTTTTATCAAATTTAGCTCATAAAAACTACCTTGCCAGCTCGCATGACAAGCGACGCAAGAAAGCTTGTCATGGTAATTTGCGTGAGCAAAATTTGGTTTTATTTCGTGGCAACTTTCGCAAGATTTTAGCTCAAAATCACTCTGTTTTTTTGCAAAAAATTCGTCAAATTTATCGCTAGAATTTTGCTTGTGTGAAGTGTGGCAAGAAATGCACGAAAAGCCCAAATTCGCGTGAATATCAGGGCTTAACTGATGATAAAAATCTCCGTGAAATTTACTAGGAAAATTTCCGTTAATACCCAATGGTGTGCGAAAATCTTTGTGAGCATCAATTGGAAATTGCCCCGTAAAATCAGCCCCCACAAAGAATTTATTGTGGCAACTTTGACAAACCCCGTTATCAGCCTTTTTTAGCTCGTGCGTTTTGGAGTGCAGGTTTGTCCCGGCAAACTCGTCTTTACCTTGATACTTTCCATTGTCTGCATAATGCGTATGACACGCCATGCAGCCTAGCCCCCTAAATGCGCCGTTTTGACCCTGAACGCTCGTATGGCAATTTAGACATTTTTGAGAGATTATTTCAATGGCAAGTTTTTGCGTATCGTCTAAATTTTCTTTTTGTAAATTTGCAAATTCTAAAATGCTAGCATTTTTATCAATATCAAATGCCTTTAAAATCGTGTTTATTTCGTTTTTGTGCGTAAAGTGATTTGAGTTTTTGTAGGATTTTATATGGCTTTCGTGGCACTCGCCACAAAATTCGCTCATATTTTCATTTGAAGCCGGGTGAGCGATGATTTTAGCGTGATCTGTGCTTAAAATATCGGCTTTTTTTAGATGGCAAGTTTGGCATGAAAAATCGTGGTTTTTTGCGTCAAATTTTTCGATTTTTTCATGGCACTCGGTGCAATTTGCGTTTAAAAAAACGCTAAAAATCACGCAAAAAAGAGCAAATTTGAATAAATTTAATCCATACATTTTGTTAGTCCTTGATTAAATTTATCTTTTGAAAGCTCAAAATTTTCATAAATTTTATCTTCCCATTTGTCGTGGCAAATGACGCATTTGTAGGCATTTACGATTTTTTGGATTTGCGTTTTATTTAAAGCTTTATCATTTTTTGAGGCGTGTTGATTTTGTGTTCCGTTTGCTTCCACAAACGCATCAATCGAATACGAAAAGCCAAATTTAGTTGCATTTGCTTCAAAATACGGGCTAAATTTCAAATTTTCGTTTTCAAATTCCAAATTTCCACGCCCAAAACCAAGTGCAGTAGAGCTAAAATGGCACTCCACGCAGGTTTTTGCAGCCCCCGTCGTATGCGGATCCCAACTAGCCATACTCATAGAGTAAAATTTGCTGACATTTTTATCATACACTGTGCCGATGACTTGACAGCCGGGTGCAAAAGGTGCGATTTTGCCGTCATTTCGCTCTCCAAGTGCAGGGCTTTCAAAACGCAAAAAA contains the following coding sequences:
- a CDS encoding response regulator — protein: MRVLIVENEIYLAQSIASKLSEEGYECEIVSNVKDALNTKNSIDAVLLSTSLNGQNIYPIIEKFKNSIIILLISYISNDTVSNPIKAGADDYIQKPFMIEELVRKIKHFKEFKALKIMNKTCMDYINSNFAAIKTPNYDIKKLKFPLVIRTAKQIYADGFVFSTMKEFDRSFGIVSMDNENAFELIKEKISMSALYLQNFQLVPPSEREKIFNLISKKMVIISTTDLTDTFPFETLNIASSEADFGLKEIMSVDGYIKFVISTYQNVLPDTELSQKLGMTRKSLWEKRKKYGIARKK
- a CDS encoding sulfate adenylyltransferase: MVSQEKNKIILNQEIFGTLCLIKNGALGKFTKLMNKEQISQSLIDNKFQNEPMPFVFMFAPNDEISQETIKNAKKNEKIPLYLGKKIVGEIICETVFETKEFDDVVSIFDISNPKKMTNKIHSKLALSGEFNIFEDKLANSLKNINNLKNTLNAQKITALFLTADPLHRVHERLIRLTIDKADFVIIFLIRSQKTDKLPYELRQKTLEYFVKTFLPTNRISIVPLHNTHIFTEHKFPELECIVARNFGANKLVLGQNHEHIGAFFDSNKIHTILDSYKNSFDMEILVMPEFVYCNECKTLVSTKSCPHGPHHHTKYHTQTLKALLRQGIMPPSIFMRKEISAMILSELFPNRFENLQKIYNDLFPNNGILEAHDEKEFYEELMNLYQTSSLK
- a CDS encoding phosphatidylglycerophosphatase A family protein; this encodes MQKLFVTFFGVGLLRPAPGTWGSIAGAIVALPILIFLGVNTLFLVSCLLFLISISIINEYEKKCGSHDNSEIVIDEVAGVWIAMSISGSIGEIFSLNFAPLVAGFNGISWLGVILSVVYFRIFDIWKPSIIGRVDKSVKGGLGVMSDDILAGFFAGIAVLITISLMIKFGASNLIF
- the uvrB gene encoding excinuclease ABC subunit UvrB — protein: MKKFEIKSKFSPSPDQKNAIEKIVQGIKNGEKYQTLLGVTGSGKTFTMANIIAKLQIPTLIMTHNKSLAAQLYSEFKGFFPQNHVEYFISYYDYYQPEAYIPRQDLFIEKDSSINDELERLRLSATASLLSFDDVITIASVSANYGLGDPAEYKGMVLHLELGQSFSSKFLLRKLVDMGYKRNDNFFDRGDFRANGDTIDIYPAYFNDEAIRLEFFGDELEAMYHFDVLENKKTKSVAKFILYPTSQFIVGENRLKTAIKGIEEELGERLKFFENENKLVEAQRLKQRVEFDLEMMSATGICKGIENYARYLTGQNAGETPYSLFDYYESKGQDYLVIVDESHVSLPQFRGMFAGDRSRKETLVEYGFRLPSALDNRPLMFDEFISKKGKFLFVSATPNEYEVNLSGRKVVEQILRPTGLLDPEILIKDSDNQVEILHDMAKKVIARNERILVTVLTKKMAEELSKYYLELGIKVKYMHSDIDAIERNELIRGLRSGEFDMLIGINLLREGLDLPEVSLIAIFDADKEGFLRSQTSLIQTMGRAARNLNGQVVMFCKKITRSMQEAIDITTARRKFQDEYNKTHGITPHSATRNIEESLKIDDNAEILTKAKKLEKMPAAERAKIIKELRKQMLEAAAALEFEKAAALRDEIAKIKNL
- a CDS encoding multiheme c-type cytochrome yields the protein MYGLNLFKFALFCVIFSVFLNANCTECHEKIEKFDAKNHDFSCQTCHLKKADILSTDHAKIIAHPASNENMSEFCGECHESHIKSYKNSNHFTHKNEINTILKAFDIDKNASILEFANLQKENLDDTQKLAIEIISQKCLNCHTSVQGQNGAFRGLGCMACHTHYADNGKYQGKDEFAGTNLHSKTHELKKADNGVCQSCHNKFFVGADFTGQFPIDAHKDFRTPLGINGNFPSKFHGDFYHQLSPDIHANLGFSCISCHTSHKQNSSDKFDEFFAKKQSDFELKSCESCHEIKPNFAHANYHDKLSCVACHASWQGSFYELNLIKDESKDEKKWQNLIEFDKNTKKYHAVFSLSRFENLLLLNDLNSGKIAISRPIFQYNLIHFSKDGKQISPLKNKKFEIFAPFSPHTIGKKAKNCELCHENPLQLGKNYGGISEFFTPSKESKFLNSTPLSEEQLNRLNSLFYKKTRAKMIIR